One window from the genome of Ramlibacter henchirensis encodes:
- a CDS encoding N-acyl amino acid synthase FeeM domain-containing protein, with the protein MGRVFAFELHNRLIGTIRLVPLGHGLTLTEQLLQISHPQALSHWPKAWDAGRLVIAPEYRVGQDVLKRCLHLTLTDLLEHADVENLVGSCTHILSRLYRRFGFNLVARDVLLPGTEKTYCLIHGEVERVRDALAPSAIEA; encoded by the coding sequence TTGGGTCGCGTCTTCGCTTTCGAGCTCCATAACCGCCTGATCGGCACCATCCGGCTGGTCCCGCTCGGACACGGCCTCACGTTGACCGAGCAATTGCTCCAGATTTCGCACCCGCAGGCGCTCTCCCATTGGCCCAAGGCCTGGGACGCCGGACGGCTGGTGATCGCGCCCGAGTACCGGGTCGGCCAAGACGTCCTGAAGCGCTGCCTGCACCTCACCCTGACCGACCTGCTCGAGCACGCCGACGTCGAGAACCTAGTGGGTTCCTGCACGCACATCCTCAGCCGCCTCTATCGCCGCTTCGGCTTCAACCTGGTCGCGCGCGACGTGCTCCTGCCCGGCACCGAGAAGACGTACTGCCTGATCCACGGCGAGGTCGAACGCGTGCGCGACGCCCTGGCGCCATCCGCCATCGAGGCTTGA
- the msrB gene encoding peptide-methionine (R)-S-oxide reductase MsrB, protein MNYPIQKTDAEWKALLSQKGAERGAFEVTRHASTERPFTGKYERVWADGSYHCICCGNKLFDSGTKFDAGCGWPSFSEAVPGAIKEIRDASHGMIRTETVCAQCGAHLGHVFPDGPAPTGLRYCMNSASLDFHKNE, encoded by the coding sequence ATGAACTATCCCATCCAGAAGACCGACGCCGAATGGAAAGCGTTGCTGAGCCAGAAAGGTGCCGAGCGCGGTGCCTTCGAGGTCACGCGACATGCGAGCACCGAGCGCCCGTTCACGGGCAAGTACGAGCGCGTCTGGGCGGACGGCAGCTACCACTGCATCTGCTGCGGGAACAAACTCTTCGACTCCGGCACCAAGTTCGACGCCGGCTGCGGCTGGCCCAGCTTCTCCGAGGCGGTGCCCGGCGCGATCAAGGAGATCCGCGACGCCAGCCACGGCATGATCCGCACCGAAACCGTCTGCGCGCAGTGCGGCGCGCACCTGGGCCACGTGTTCCCGGACGGACCCGCCCCCACGGGGCTTCGCTACTGCATGAACTCCGCCTCGCTGGACTTCCACAAGA